The sequence below is a genomic window from Lentimicrobium saccharophilum.
CATCTCAGCCCTGCTGCGCCGGTACACCACGCTGACGGAAGCATCTTCCGCCGCGGTGCGTCTGGCTGTTCGGGCCACATCCATCGCGGTGTTGCCGCCGCCGATCACCAGGATATTCCGGCCGGTGTCAGATTTCTTTCCGGCCTTAGCCAGCTTCAGAAACGTGAGGGGATCCACCACGCCTCCGGCCCCGGCTCCTTCGAGCGGAAGCGTTTTAAAACGTCTGGCCCCGGCGGCGATATAAACATAGTCGAAATCCCTGCGCAATTGTCCGAACAACTGCCGGTTAACCGGGGAGTTAAAATGAATGATCACCCCGGTTGACCTGATTCTTTCAACATCTTTCATCAACAGTTCAGCCTTCATGCGGAAAGGCGGGATGGCATCGCGCACCATGCCTCCCGGGTCAGGGTGTGACTCGAAAATTTCAACCCGGAAGCCTGCAAGGCGCATGAAATAAGCAAACGAGAGCCCGGATGGACCGGCTCCGATTACGGCCGCACTCTTACCGTTTTCCTTTACCAGTGGTACATCAGATGCTTTTCCGTTATGTGCAGCAAATAATTTTAATTCCCTGATTTTCAGTGGTTGATCGTAATTTATCCGGGTACATCGCAACTGGCAGGGGTGGTCGCAGGCTGAACCGAGTACATTGGGAAACGGATTCTTCCGGTGAATGGCATCGAGCGCTTTGCCGGTTTCCCCTCTTGAAATATGGTGGAGGTATTCCGGAATATCCTGGTTTGTCGGGCATTCATCCACACAGGGGGCATGAATGCAGTCGAATAAATCCAGTTTACGTCCTGTCTTTATGCTTTTTTCCGAAAACGGATCACACCGGTAACGCATGTCATCAACAACCGATAAAGCATACTTTTCCAGATACATGGCCTGGCGGGCAGTGTCAGCGGTGTTTATGCCGGAGGTCTGCTCAATATACTGCTGCAATCTCCCGTAACCTCCGGGCTTCAGCAGGTCGGAACATACGGTTACCGGCATCAGGCCGCACTGCAACAGGTCGCTGATGTTGAAACAGTCGGCGCCACCCGAAAAGGAAATGTGAAGGCCGGGGCCCAAATCGCGACGCAGTTTGGCGGCGACATTCACACTGATGGGGTGCAGCGCCCTGCCGCTCATGTACATCATTTCTTCCTTTGGCGGAAAGACCTTTCTGTGGTTTATGCACTCAAGGGTGTTGGTGAGCTTTACCCCGAAAGTCAGGTTGTTTTGCCTGGCTGCCATCTCCAGCCTGCGGATGATTCCCAGGGCGTCTTCATATTTTAAATCATGTTCAAAAGCGGCATCAGGCACCATGGTCTTATAGCCCAGTTGATTGTTCAGAATTTTCCTGAGCTGTTCCTCCCCGAGCAGGGTGGGATTCAGTTTGATGAAAGTATGAAGTTTCTTCTCCGTTAACAGATAGTGACCGATTTTTTCAATCTCACCGGGCGGGCAGCCATGCATGGTGCTCAGGGTGATGTTTGTCGAGATGCGGTCGGGGATGCTGAGGTCGCGCAACTCAGGGTATATCGGCAGAAGGGAACTGATCATCGCTTCCTTTTCGGGTTGACAGTCCTGCATTTTCGAAAGAAACCATTGCACATTTTCATTCAGTATTCCCTGCAGATTGTAACCCACACTCATGTTGAAGATAAAACCGCCCGCAGCTCCCGGGTGGCCAAGCCTGTGATGCAGCAGGTGAATCAGTATCCAGGCTTTCAGGTATTCCCCGAATGACTCATGGATACGCAGTTCCTGCGACCATTCACAGTTGTACCCTTCGTCCTGCATATCGATGCAGGGTTTCGTAATCTCAAGATCATCCAGCGTTTGTATGGTTTTCAGCTCAATGTAGCTTGCTCCGCATAGCCATGCGCTGACAATATTCTGCGCAAGCTGGGTGTGGGGGCCCGCGGCCACGCCGAATGGAGTCCTCAGATGTTGTCCGAAAATCCGGTAATTTTCAGTGCCGTTTACCTCAGGATTGAAGAACAATGCTTCCGGAATGCTGAATATCTGCCGGTTGCGCCGGTAATCTTCTTCTATCATCTGCCACAGCCTGTGGATGGAGGCAACTGAGAATCCTGTGGAATGAGCCATGTCCTCTGGGTTTTGGTATTTTTCTTCTCCGCTCTTAATTTTTAATTAAGTTTGTAAGAGGGAACCTGCGTGGGATTTCATAACCCTCGGTTTTACCGTGGTCAGTTCATGCAGGTATGTAAAGATAATGAAAATCATTTCAAATTTATGGTCATTGGTGATCACGTTTCCTGTGTGATTCTTGCAGCCGGCAACTCCGGCAGGATGGGATGCCATAAGGCCCTTCTGCAATTCGATGAATCCCGGACTTTTATTCAGCAGCTTACCGGGGTTTATCACCTGGCCGGGGCAGGGCAGATTATCGTTGTTTGCAGTCCTGCGCTCGCCCTGTTGCTGAACAAAAGTGCAGATTTCTTCGGTTTTCCGGTGGAACTGGTCATTAACTCAAATCCGGAAGCCGGAAGATTTTATTCGCTGAGGTCAGGGCTTGAGCGGGTAACGAAAGGTAACGGCTGTTTTTTTCAGAATGTGGATAATCCTTTTACCAGTGTTGAGCTGCTGGTGATGCTACATGAATCATTCAGGGGCGATGGTGCTGTTATCCCCGTATATTGCGGCAGACCGGGGCATCCGGTTTTGCTTGGCCGGGAAATGATCCGGAAGATACTTGAAGCCCCGGAACCACCTGCCCGCATCGATGATTTTCTGAAAGCCTCAGGACCTGAATATGTTGCGGTGCCTTACGCCGGCGTTCAGGCAAACATCAATACACCGGAAGAATACAGGAAATCATTCGGAAGGGATTCTCTGAAAGAGAACAGCTGCATTCATCCCCCCGGATAGAATGCAGCTGTAATGCGCGTAGAACAAGGCCTGATCAGTTATAGGCGAGCACAACCGTATAGTTTCCAACAAACCGCCCGCCCTTTGGTATATCAGGAGTAATGGCTGTCAAAGCAAGTGCCTGTTCCCCGTGGGCATCAGTAGTCATAAACTGGTCTTTGTGAGTAGTGGAAGTTTCGAGATTGAATGATTCACCATCCCTGTTAGTTACCCTGGCATTCGTAAGCTTAACGCTGCAAAGCATATCCGCTGCCGTTGTCAGGTTCAGTTTTCCGAGTTCGACCAGTTTGTGATCATTATTAACATTCAGCGAAAAATCAGTCTGTCCCTCAAATCCTGCATCCACAGCATCAACAATCTCTGCGGCCATATGCCCGGTAACACTCGCCTGCCCGTAAACAGCAGCATTAATTGCTCCTGTAAGCATAATCAGCAATATCAGATAGTTGGCTTTCATGATTTCACGCTACCATAATCTAACCAATGGCAAATGTACAACTTTTAAATTACGATTGTCAAGTATTTTTCCAGAAAATTGTTAAAAATTTGATAAATTTTGCATAGATTATTATAAAAAACTGAATATCAATTATAAAGGTAACGAAGCAAAATTTTATTATGTAAAATAAATTTACATTTTATGTATGAGGGTTATTTCTGGTATGTGAGGCGAAAATTCCATTGACGATAAAAGCTGTAAGGGTATTTTTCCTGTAATGCATTTACTTCTGCCTCCCCTTGACACCGGCCGGTGCTTTAAACGGTCGCATGGAAAAGCCGGTGTATAAAATTTGTGAATCACCAAATCAAAGACCTTACAGGTCATTCAGCCGGATGACTTGTAAGGGTAATTTGTTGTCAGGTTGAAGGGTTATCGTGGCCGGCTGTTTCCGGAAGTGCGGCCTTCAGGCAACAGGTGCGGTCAGGAAGGGCTAATTGTGTTTCAGCCCGTATTTGGCAATCTTGGCATTCAGGGTAGGGCGGGTAATGTCCAGCACGCGCGAAGCCTCAACTTTGTTCCATTTCAGCTTGTCAAGCACTTTTTTGATGTGTACTTTTTCAATATCCGCGATGGATTTCAGCTCAAACTGCTCCGGCTCCACAGGGGTATTCCGGTTTAGCAGCACAATATGTTCCTTTTCAAGTACATCGCTGCGGGTCATGATCATAGCCTGCATCAGGGTGTTCTCCAGTTCACGCACATTGCCCGGCCAGTCGTGGCTGTGAAGCAGATCCAGCACGCCGTTTCCGATTTTCAGGACTTTCTTGTTCAGTTTCCGGTTCAGTTTCTGCATCAGGTGTTTTACCAGTTCTTCAATATCGTCTTTCCGGTTTTTCAGGGGAGGCATGGCAATGGTGAAAACTTTGAGCCTGTAATAAAGTTCTTCGCGGAATTTTCCGTTTTTGACCATGGCTTCCAGGTCCTTGTTGGTGGCGGCGATGATTCTTGCTTTCAGCGGAATGGGCGCATCTCCGCCCGGCTTTTCAAACTCCAGCTCCTGAATAACCCGCAACAGCCTTGTTTGCATGGTATCGCTGAGTTCGGAAATATCGTCAAGGAAAATTGTTCCCTCGCCGGCCTGCTCAAATTTTCCTTTTTTATCAGAAACTGCGGTAGGAAAGGCTCCCATATTGTAGCCGAACAATTCATTTTCAAGTATATCTTCATGAAGGGCCGAGCAGTTTACCACAACCAGCGGATGGTCGCGGGTGATGCCACTGTAATGAATCAGCCTGGCGATCAGTTCTTTGCCCGTGCCTGTTTCGCCTGTGATCAAAACATTGACCTTGTTGAGCGATACCCTTCCGACGTTTTTGAAGATTTCACGCATCACCGGCGTTTTACCCACCAGCAGGTTATCTTCGATGGCTTTTCTTATCTCAGGCGAAATGGTTTCGGTCAGGGTCTGGCTCTGGTACGAAATTTCAAGCCCGTTCCGGATGACCTCCAGCAATTCCTGCATCTGAAGCGGTTTCTCAATGAAGTCGTATGCCCCTACCTGAATCGATTTGATGGTCAGGGCGACGTCGCCGTGCGCGGTAAGCAGGATCACCGGCAATCCGGGCTGTATCCGCTGGATTTCGGTGATCACATCCAATCCCGACATCCCCGGCATCTGGAAGTCCGTTACCACCAGGTCAGGCTTTTCCTGTATTACTTTCTGAAGTCCCGATTCCCCGTCAACAGCGGTAATAACTTCATAACCAGCCTTGGTCAGGCTGTTGCTCATCAATGTTCTGATGATGGAATCGTCATCAATGGCTAATACTTTACTCATCGTGGCTCAGATTGATTCAACCTTTCTTGTATCTGTAAATCACGGCATACCCGCCAGGTAATTGTAAGGACAGGTATCAGCAATGTAAAAGAATTATACAGCGATAAATTTACTACTATTATTTTACGAAAAGCAAATTCCATTGAATATTTACATCATTTTATGTGTTACTATTTTATATATAACTAAATGACAATACATTACGAATGATTTTGTTCTATGATCCGGAGAATACCTCATTTCAATGTCATCAACCGGGAGACTGGGCAAACCCGGATTAATCAACAGGAAGCCCGGAAGAGCTGAAGTATTGATACTATAAGGGTAATTCCGATTTAATTTTTGATCAGCGCAATGCTGATTGAGATGATTACAAACACTTAATCCGGGTTAAACAGGGTTTATCTGCAGATTTGCTTTGCAATGGCTGCCATAAAGAATTTTCCATAACAAAATATCCGGTACAACAGCCTGAGTTGCTGCTGTACCGGATATTTGAGGGCCGGGGGCTGAAACACCTTAGCCGGCCGTCAGCGTGTTATTTAACCACCTTACGCACTGCGTCGATCACCGTTCCATCCACCCATTTGATGGCGGCGATAAATTCATCGCTCAGTACGGGCAGGGCGGGTTTGCCGCAGATACGCTCGGCTTCGTCTTTCAGTTGATGGATGGTTTTTACCGGCAGGGAAGAACCTTTCAGTCTGTCGATCAGGTCGGTGCGCAACGGGTTGATGGCAATGCCCCTTTCGGTGACGATGACATCGATGAGTTCGCCGGGGCCGCAGATGGTGGTGACTTCGTCGCGGATCACCGGCATGCGGTCGCGGAAGAGGGGAATGGGCAGAATCACGCACTTCGAGAAGAGGCAATTCATCCATCCGCCGATTCCGTGAAGCAGGTAACCGTCGGAATGGGTCACCACATTGGCGTTGAAATTGATATCCACTTCGGTGGCGCCCAGGATTACCACATCCACCATGGAAGCGAAATTGCCTTTGCCATGATAATTATAGCTGGTAAATGGACTGGTATTCAGATGGTTATTATTTTCGCGCATGGAACGTACCCCTTCAAGGTCAAAGGTTTGACCGTCGAGAATGTAATCCACCAGTCCTTCTTCGAGCATGCTGACGAGGTACTTGTTGCTGCCACCGCGGGCAAAGCGGGCTTTCATGCCGCGTTTGCGGAGCATTTCGGCAAAGTAGATACCGATGGAGAGGGCGGTTCCGCCGGCGCCGGCCTGGAAAGAGAAGCCATCGCGCACAATGCCGGCTTCGTCGCAGAACTGCGCGGTCATTTCGGCCAGCAGCAGACGGTCGGGGCTTTTGGTAATCTCGGTGGTGCCGCTGATGATCTTCTCCGGGATACCGATCTGGTCCATTACCACGACGTAATCCACATAATTCCCGTGAATCTGCCAGGGTACGCAGGGGAATGGCACGAGGTTGTCGGTAACCACAATCACCTTGTCGGCATATTGTGAGTCGGCCAGGGCGAAGCCAAGCAATCCGCAGGCTGCAGGGCCGCGGTCGCCGGTGGCATTGCCGAAGGGGTCGGCCGTGGGGGCGGCGATCACGGCGATGTCCACATGCAGGTCGCCGTCCTGAATTGCCTGGTAGCGGCCGCCGTGGGAGCGGAGGATACCCATGCCCTGCATACCCCCTTCGGAGGTGTGCCGGCCAAGGGCGCCGTTCATGCTGCCTTCGATGTGGTGGATGGTGCCATCTTCAAGGTATTTGATCAGAGGGCTGTGGCATTCGAACGATGCGGAAGGCGCCCAGGTAAGCCCTTTTGCACCCAGTTCGGCGGCAGTATCGAAGATCTGATTGGCCACCAGGTCGCCGTTGCGGAAGTGGTGGTGGGTTGAGATGGTCATGCCGTCTTTCAGGCCGCAACGGATCAGTGCATCCCTCAGCGAAGCAACTACTTTGTTGCCATCGGCCGGATAATCGGCGCAACTGCTGATGGGTGGAGCATACTTGCGGCCCGTGGGTTTGTATTTTCCAACGCCCATAAACGGGATAGCTTCCTTTCCGTTGATGATCTGGGGAACTGTGCGGCCAACGGCATTCGTGGTCAGTTTATCGTATTTTGACATGTCTTTTCTTTTTTAATCGGTCATTCTCATGGATTTCAGGCTTTCTGGTTTTCAAGGAAGGCGTCGCGCCAGCCGGGACTGAGCTTACCCATACTGACGGCCAGGTCGATGGTGCGCTGGGCGCGTTTCACCACCGGCGGATCGATCATCTTGGTGCCTAATGAAACCACGCCGAGTCCTTTTTCGGTGGCTTCTATAAAGGCGTTCACAATTTTCTTTGCCTTGTCGATTTCGGCCTCGTCGGGTGCGAAATTGTCATGGATCACCCTGATCTGTCGCGGATGGATACAGCCCATGCCGTCAAATCCCAGCGCCTTCGACCGGAGTACATTTTGCTTCAGGGCTTCCATATCGGCCACATCGGAGAATACCGAGTCGATGGCCTGGATGCCGGCGGCTTTGCAGGCGTTCACCACCATGCTGCGGGCAAAGAAGGATTCGGTGCCTTCGTTGGTGCGGCGGGTGCCAAGGTCGGCGGTGTAGTCTTCGAGGCCGATGGCCAGGGCCACCACGTTATCCGACTGCGCTATTTCCAATGCTTTCAGCACACCCAAAGCGCTTTCGATGATGGGCATCAGCCAGACATTGCCTTCGATATTATTTTTTATTTTCAGTTCAGCGATGCGCCGGTTCACCTGTGCAATCTGATCGGCACTTTCACACTTCGGAACGAGGATAAGATTCACATTGTGTGGAATAATGTAATCAAGATCCTCAAGTCCGGCCGGCACCTGGTTGATCCTGACCATGCGTTCGGCTCCGTAAAAATCGAGCGCGCGCAGGGCGTTGCGCACCAGGAACCGGGCTTCCGCTTTTTTGGTCACCGCCACGGCGTCTTCCAGGTCGAGGATAATGCCGTTGGGCTTGTGAATGCCCGCGTTGATCATCAGGCTGGGGGTGTTGCCGGGAAGGTATAGCCTCGAAAACCGGTAGCGGTCGCGTGCGGTCTGATAGGTGTTCTGTGGCAGCATGGCAGGAAGGTATTCCTTTTCGTCACCCGTCAGTTGCCTGATGGCAGCCTCCAGCCGGGCGGCAATGACAAATTCAAGGGCGCCGGAATCCTCTAACGTCAGCCTGGCATGCTCTATGCCGTAGAATGTCAGAATTTCATGGCAGAGCCTGAGGATAGATTCACCGTAAAGCACTTTTACCTTACTGATCAGTTCGGTCTGTATGCCGCCCTGCTGCATGATTTCGAGCGTAAGCGCGCAATCGCTCCGCACGCCTTTGCCTTTGTTGCCTGTAGTTGCTATTGTTGCCACATCAGCCTCCTGGTTTAATATGAATAATTGAGTTTACAAGGTCATGCAAAGTAACAGCAGGCTATGTTAAAAAAAAAGAACATTTGAAAATATTCTCTTTGTTAAGTTAAATAACTGTAAAAGTGATAAATATATTAAAATCTATTGGGCATGGCTCTGGAAAGTATAACATTTTTATCCGGCTTGCATCCTGGTGTTCTGGCCCGGGGATCATGTGTTTATTCCATGACAGCAATGATTCATGACTCCCTTAAATAATGAAGTGATCAATTCAATTCAGCACAATTATATTTTTGGTATTCCGTTGTAATATATTGATAGATAATCTGATATAATTGCATTCGTGAAGAAGTGATGCCATCTGAAAATAACGGTGGTTTTCAGGGCCGGCGTCAACCTTATCTTCATCTGGTCACAGTCAGTTTCAGAATTTCATTGTAATGTGTTAGCATTCAGCAGGTTGTGCTTAAATGCAGTAGTCCGTTAAGAATTATTAATGAATTGACTTACAGTGGAATATAAAAACTTGTTTAAAAATCACAAATCATTCATAATCAAGTCGTTGCGTCATTGCAGCCTGGCCCGCTGTGGCGGGGTCCTTGCGTGATTTTTAAATTTAACGGACTATTGTAAATGACAGCCTTGCCCATAAGCAAGCTGAATGCACGGGAGTAAACAAAGGGTACCGGGAATGGTTATGTATCTGGGAACACAGTATGGAATAGTTTTTGTATCATTGACCTTACTTCAAAAAGCCTTATCTTTGTTCAGTAAAACGCTGAGAATTTTAAACATTTCAATATTAACCTAAACCAAACCAATCGTATGAAAAAGTGGAATTATTTATTTGCAGCCCTGCTGATGTCTGTTGCAGTGGTATTTACTTCCTGTTCTGATGAAGAAGAAACCGATCCGGGTCCAAGCCTCAGCCTTAAAGGCGGATCAGCTTATACATCTCAGGATGCAACAATTCAGGTGAATGAAGCCATAATGGTAGGCGTAAACGGATTAAAAAGCCCGGTATCAGGTCAGAAACTTACCCGGTTTAAATTCTCCATTACTTCCAACAATGTAGCTACCACCTATGTGGATTCAACTTTTAATGCCGATTCATTTACCTGGGAAAGTGAACTGACCTTTACAGGGGTTGGTGAAGGACGCCTTCTTTTCGAACTCTGGGACAAAGGCGGCATAAAGGCAGAACAGGCCTTTACCATTACCATCGAAGATCCGGGTGCACAAATCAACAAATATATGGACGTTGAATTCGGATCATATAATGATCAGATAGGAAGTTTCTTTGCTTCTACCGAAGGGATTACCTACACCGTTGGCCAGACCAGGAATGTTCCCGATAACCAGGCCAAGATCGACTTCCTTTTCTTCAAAGGAGCTACCAACGCTAACACCTTTGCTTCACCGGACGATGCAGATGCAGGTACCATTCAGGACCTTGGCCCTGTCAGCGACTGGACCAATAAAAACCAGACCCGCTTCAATCCTACCACCATCACAGCCGCCCAGTTTGATGCCATCGGCGATACCTATCAGTTCCCGACCTTCAACCTGATGCAGCAGACCACCAAGATGAATAACCTGACTGAAGGACAGGTATTCCTTTTCAAAACCAAGAACGATAAACTGGGTCTAGTAAAAGTGATCGATCTTTACAGCCGTGGCGACCGCGCCAAGGTAAGCGTGATTGTTCAGAAATAATTTACGGTTTAATATCTTAACTTAAAAGGCTGTCTCAAAAGGGCAGCTTTTTTTGTGAACACAGGATTATTGCAACTGTGCTTCTTCTTGTTATGAACCGGATTAAGCATTTATAAATGCTAGAAGGATCATGATTTTGTAATCTGCTCAATAATTATGCTGCTTAACAAACAGTATACAGGGGCTCCAAACATCAAATAAGTTTCTGGTGACCGGTGAGTTATTTGAAGATTCCTCTCCCGGTTGTCCGGGATCGGAATGACAAGGTTTTTGGGTTGAAGGGCCGGGAGAGGCTTTGGCCGATATTTACATTATCAGTCATTCCGAACGGAGTGAGGAATCTTTGGCAAGTATCTCTGACAAATCAACTTTTAAGCGGTTAATAGCGATAAACCGTCGTCCATACCTCCGGGGCTTTTTACTGATTAAACAGCGTTTAAAAGGCAAACTGCCTGAAAATGCTTATTTTTGCCGGTGTTTTACTGTTCCTGCCTGAGCGTTGTATGTCCGGACCCAAAAAAAAGATACTGTTTATTGTGAATCCTGTTTCGGGGGTGCATCATTCCCGCAAAGCAGTGCTGGCCGGTCTGGCGGCCGACACCCTTGACCCTGAACGCTTTGAGTGGGAGATCGTGTTCAGCGAATCGGCGGAGCATGTAAAAGAACTCAGCCGGGCAGCCGCGGAGGCAGGAACCAACATCATCGCGGCGGTAGGCGGCGATGGAACGGTAAATCAGGTGGTAAAAGGCATGCACGGAAGCAATTCGGTGCTGGCCCTGATCCCGGCCGGTTCCGGCAACGGACTGGCGCATCACCTCGGCATTCCGTCAGATATCGGCGAAAGCCTTGCCCTGATCAATAAGATGAACGTGAAGCCGGTCGATACGGTGAGCATCAACGACGATCTGTTTGTCTCCATTGCCGGGGTGGGCTTCGATGCCCTCGTGGCTAAAAAGTTCGCCAGGTCGGGCAGGCGCGGTTTTCTTTCTTATTTCAGGATCGTTACCAACGAGTACAATTACTACCGCCCGCGGAAATACAAGCTGATGATTGACGGGCAACTGTACCACCGTGAAGCCCTGTTTGTCAGTTTTGCCAACACCAATCAGTTCGGGTACAATACCATTATCTCGCCTTCGGCGCAGATTGACGACGGGCTGGTGGATGTCTGCATCGTGAAAAAGGTTCCCCTGATATATGCACCGCATGTGGTGGGCCTTTTGCTGACGCGAAAGATTGATGCCTCGGATTATGTGGAGGTCATCAAAGCCCGTGAAGTCAGCCTGACACGTAAGAAGAACAAGGTAGTCAACCTTGACGGAGAACCGGTAAAGCTCGGTAAAGCGCTTCATGTCAGGG
It includes:
- a CDS encoding citrate lyase subunit alpha, whose amino-acid sequence is MSKYDKLTTNAVGRTVPQIINGKEAIPFMGVGKYKPTGRKYAPPISSCADYPADGNKVVASLRDALIRCGLKDGMTISTHHHFRNGDLVANQIFDTAAELGAKGLTWAPSASFECHSPLIKYLEDGTIHHIEGSMNGALGRHTSEGGMQGMGILRSHGGRYQAIQDGDLHVDIAVIAAPTADPFGNATGDRGPAACGLLGFALADSQYADKVIVVTDNLVPFPCVPWQIHGNYVDYVVVMDQIGIPEKIISGTTEITKSPDRLLLAEMTAQFCDEAGIVRDGFSFQAGAGGTALSIGIYFAEMLRKRGMKARFARGGSNKYLVSMLEEGLVDYILDGQTFDLEGVRSMRENNNHLNTSPFTSYNYHGKGNFASMVDVVILGATEVDINFNANVVTHSDGYLLHGIGGWMNCLFSKCVILPIPLFRDRMPVIRDEVTTICGPGELIDVIVTERGIAINPLRTDLIDRLKGSSLPVKTIHQLKDEAERICGKPALPVLSDEFIAAIKWVDGTVIDAVRKVVK
- a CDS encoding diacylglycerol/lipid kinase family protein, with translation MLIFAGVLLFLPERCMSGPKKKILFIVNPVSGVHHSRKAVLAGLAADTLDPERFEWEIVFSESAEHVKELSRAAAEAGTNIIAAVGGDGTVNQVVKGMHGSNSVLALIPAGSGNGLAHHLGIPSDIGESLALINKMNVKPVDTVSINDDLFVSIAGVGFDALVAKKFARSGRRGFLSYFRIVTNEYNYYRPRKYKLMIDGQLYHREALFVSFANTNQFGYNTIISPSAQIDDGLVDVCIVKKVPLIYAPHVVGLLLTRKIDASDYVEVIKAREVSLTRKKNKVVNLDGEPVKLGKALHVRVNPLSLSMIVP
- the ygfK gene encoding putative selenate reductase subunit YgfK yields the protein MAHSTGFSVASIHRLWQMIEEDYRRNRQIFSIPEALFFNPEVNGTENYRIFGQHLRTPFGVAAGPHTQLAQNIVSAWLCGASYIELKTIQTLDDLEITKPCIDMQDEGYNCEWSQELRIHESFGEYLKAWILIHLLHHRLGHPGAAGGFIFNMSVGYNLQGILNENVQWFLSKMQDCQPEKEAMISSLLPIYPELRDLSIPDRISTNITLSTMHGCPPGEIEKIGHYLLTEKKLHTFIKLNPTLLGEEQLRKILNNQLGYKTMVPDAAFEHDLKYEDALGIIRRLEMAARQNNLTFGVKLTNTLECINHRKVFPPKEEMMYMSGRALHPISVNVAAKLRRDLGPGLHISFSGGADCFNISDLLQCGLMPVTVCSDLLKPGGYGRLQQYIEQTSGINTADTARQAMYLEKYALSVVDDMRYRCDPFSEKSIKTGRKLDLFDCIHAPCVDECPTNQDIPEYLHHISRGETGKALDAIHRKNPFPNVLGSACDHPCQLRCTRINYDQPLKIRELKLFAAHNGKASDVPLVKENGKSAAVIGAGPSGLSFAYFMRLAGFRVEIFESHPDPGGMVRDAIPPFRMKAELLMKDVERIRSTGVIIHFNSPVNRQLFGQLRRDFDYVYIAAGARRFKTLPLEGAGAGGVVDPLTFLKLAKAGKKSDTGRNILVIGGGNTAMDVARTARRTAAEDASVSVVYRRSRAEMPASREETKAALNEGIRLLELLSPEQIHLKDGHIVALSCAKMKLITPPDGGRAAPCKTDEPLITLPVDTLIPALGQETDIDFATPEELSLRPESDYETQLDRVYIGGDAARGAATIVKAAGDGRRAAAAIAASAGIALDTDNPPAAKHLEKSELIIRKSRRINIDPAMENTPPLLTAETAREEALRCLQCDELCNICVTVCPNRANISYQTPAVDIPQWKMINHKNGISFEQTGILKIAQSTQVLNLAGFCNECGNCTTFCPSSGAPFRDKPRFCLSRESFNKTDNGYMLQWANGRLTLLHRKGDLVSRLTRQADGYLYETENMKVAFGLTDFRPYGPEIINSGMTNPDLSEASTLKFLIDNPDITSGSLIAEQPYT
- a CDS encoding sigma-54-dependent transcriptional regulator, which produces MSKVLAIDDDSIIRTLMSNSLTKAGYEVITAVDGESGLQKVIQEKPDLVVTDFQMPGMSGLDVITEIQRIQPGLPVILLTAHGDVALTIKSIQVGAYDFIEKPLQMQELLEVIRNGLEISYQSQTLTETISPEIRKAIEDNLLVGKTPVMREIFKNVGRVSLNKVNVLITGETGTGKELIARLIHYSGITRDHPLVVVNCSALHEDILENELFGYNMGAFPTAVSDKKGKFEQAGEGTIFLDDISELSDTMQTRLLRVIQELEFEKPGGDAPIPLKARIIAATNKDLEAMVKNGKFREELYYRLKVFTIAMPPLKNRKDDIEELVKHLMQKLNRKLNKKVLKIGNGVLDLLHSHDWPGNVRELENTLMQAMIMTRSDVLEKEHIVLLNRNTPVEPEQFELKSIADIEKVHIKKVLDKLKWNKVEASRVLDITRPTLNAKIAKYGLKHN
- a CDS encoding aldolase/citrate lyase family protein, whose amino-acid sequence is MATIATTGNKGKGVRSDCALTLEIMQQGGIQTELISKVKVLYGESILRLCHEILTFYGIEHARLTLEDSGALEFVIAARLEAAIRQLTGDEKEYLPAMLPQNTYQTARDRYRFSRLYLPGNTPSLMINAGIHKPNGIILDLEDAVAVTKKAEARFLVRNALRALDFYGAERMVRINQVPAGLEDLDYIIPHNVNLILVPKCESADQIAQVNRRIAELKIKNNIEGNVWLMPIIESALGVLKALEIAQSDNVVALAIGLEDYTADLGTRRTNEGTESFFARSMVVNACKAAGIQAIDSVFSDVADMEALKQNVLRSKALGFDGMGCIHPRQIRVIHDNFAPDEAEIDKAKKIVNAFIEATEKGLGVVSLGTKMIDPPVVKRAQRTIDLAVSMGKLSPGWRDAFLENQKA
- a CDS encoding nucleotidyltransferase family protein produces the protein MVIGDHVSCVILAAGNSGRMGCHKALLQFDESRTFIQQLTGVYHLAGAGQIIVVCSPALALLLNKSADFFGFPVELVINSNPEAGRFYSLRSGLERVTKGNGCFFQNVDNPFTSVELLVMLHESFRGDGAVIPVYCGRPGHPVLLGREMIRKILEAPEPPARIDDFLKASGPEYVAVPYAGVQANINTPEEYRKSFGRDSLKENSCIHPPG